One window from the genome of Epinephelus fuscoguttatus linkage group LG3, E.fuscoguttatus.final_Chr_v1 encodes:
- the LOC125886560 gene encoding E3 SUMO-protein ligase CBX4-like has product MELPAAGEHVFAVESIEKKRSRKGRFEYLVKWRGWSPKYNTWEPEENILDPRLLDAFQDRERQEQLMGYRKRGPKPKHLLVQVPSFARRSSILADLHEASLDEDSCQKTSPIQMLRPQGQQYQLNSKKHHQYQPLCKEREAEQQANGKKFYYQLNSKKHHHYQPDLKGHEPVFAKPREVKAPELANKGYNLPPVLQQKWVRDKDSGCLTKVKDITMELKKLPADLNGHKEPEKVKPKEDASPQSNGVSNSKLKIVKNKNKNGRIVIVMSKYMENGMQAAKIKNGNSAEKPLQGTDNSTENHLEKMKLVKKLGLMNGFAKNSKDKPTFHSSGFNGDCPTEKEQSPKTEPTVTEQDKHVEVRGQGQLSVDQPLQLTTKTNLLSRPLDRGGPSPLDQRGSQGGFQGLKRHLSDTDNEEHGSSKRFLSSRSISTPNTISSPAQSISIDQNGHQSHTGLQDCGYADQEEPIDLSIVKSRPKATQPETHTQAQTVTQAEAHTQDETQMDVQTERHAETQKTTEEEKVSSVSVSNHEKRKEETFPSFQPFLGNIVITDITTNCLTVTFKEYITV; this is encoded by the exons ATGGAGCTACCCGCCGCGGGAGAGCACGTCTTTGCGGTGGAGAGCATCGAGAAGAAGCGCAGCAGAAAG GGGAGGTTTGAGTACCTGGTCAAGTGGCGAGGATGGTCTCCAAA GTACAACACGTGGGAACCTGAGGAAAACATCCTGGACCCAAGACTGCTTGATGCTTTCCAAGACAG GGAACGCCAAGAGCAGCTGATGGGATATCGCAAGAGAGGACCCAAGCCCAAGCACCTGCTGGTTCAG GTTCCTTCTTTTGCCCGGAGATCCAGTATTCTGGCTGACCTCCATGAGGCGTCCCTGGATGAGGACAGCTGTCAGAAGACCAGCCCCATTCAGATGCTCCGTCCCCAGGGCCAGCAGTACCAGCTCAACAGCAAGAAGCACCACCAGTACCAGCCGCTGTGCAAGGAGCGTGAGGCTGAGCAGCAGGCCAACGGCAAGAAGTTCTACTATCAGCTCAACAGCAAGAAGCACCACCACTACCAGCCGGACCTCAAGGGGCATGAGCCTGTATTTGCTAAGCCCCGAGAGGTCAAAGCTCCAGAGCTAGCTAACAAGGGGTACAATCTTCCCCCAGTGCTGCAGCAAAAGTGGGTCCGGGACAAGGACTCAGGCTGTCTGACCAAAGTCAAGGACATCACCATGGAGCTGAAGAAGCTTCCAGCAGACCTCAATGGCCACAAAGAGCCGGAGAAGGTAAAACCTAAAGAGGATGCTTCACCGCAGTCCAATGGTGTCAGCAACAGCAAGCTAAAGATTGttaagaacaaaaacaagaacGGGCGGATTGTTATTGTCATGAGCAAGTACATGGAAAATGGAATGCAGGCAGCTAAGATTAAAAACGGCAATTCTGCTGAAAAGCCGCTGCAAGGAACTGACAACAGCACGGAGAACCATCTCGAGAAGATGAAACTGGTCAAGAAGCTCGGCCTCATGAATGGATTTGCAAAAAACTCTAAAGACAAACCAACTTTTCACAGCTCTGGATTTAATGGAGATTGCCCCACAGAAAAGGAACAGTCCCCTAAAACGGAGCCAACTGTGACGGAACAGGATAAACATGTCgaggtcaggggtcaggggCAGCTTTCAGTGGATCAGCCTTTACAATTGACAACCAAGACTAATCTGCTCTCCCGGCCTTTGGATAGGGGAGGTCCCTCCCCGCTGGACCAAAGAGGAAGCCAAGGTGGATTTCAAGGACTAAAGCGACACCTTTCTGACACAGACAACGAGGAGCACGGGAGTAGTAAGAGGTTTTTGAGCTCCAGGAGTATCAGCACTCCCAACACGATATCTTCGCCTGCCCAAAGCATCAGCATCGACCAAAACGGACACCAGAGTCACACTGGACTGCAGGACTGTGGGTATGCAGACCAAGAGGAACCTATTGACTTGAGCATTGTCAAGTCCAGGCCTAAAGCTACCcagcctgaaacacacacacaagctcaaactgtaacacaagctgaagcacacacacaggatgaaACACAAATGGACgtacagacagaaagacacgctgaaacacaaaaaactacagaggaggagaaagtcagttcagtttctgtttctaaccatgaaaagaggaaagaggagacGTTTCCCTCTTTCCAGCCTTTCCTTGGGAATATAGTAATCACAGACATTACTACAAACTGCCTCACCGTCACCTTCAAGGAATACATAACAGTGTAA